One region of Oryza sativa Japonica Group chromosome 10, ASM3414082v1 genomic DNA includes:
- the LOC4348447 gene encoding probable histidine kinase 5 — MSRVGECGGGGGCGARRGKAAHAGAGAVAGFLGCLLLVWAMGGCGRGCGGGGGEGVRDRVEEVAAQFNLSMSKLQALASLLSSPERECICKSGTINDDNPAHSMPDMSNCRLKNKPSGGNQNRLDNVIIQDCCANEDNYDKNNHENNLLQNAMQQDIGSPTTLWNQNNALSFNHGMIFSLSASLGIVVILVVITIFKRGKQANELCQHEKLLQTPSVKISRKWSKRALLLGVLVGLCSSVWIFSSMHADVVARRIENLENMCDERARMLQDQFNVSMNHVHALAILVSTFHHGKNPSAIDQKTFEDFTARTTFERPLMSGVAYALKVLHSERELFEQKLGWKIKKMETEDQSLVHDYNPEKLQPSPVQDEYAPVIFSQETVKHIISVDMMSGKEDRDNILRSRATGKGALTAPFPLLKSNHLGVVLTFTVYKYDLPPDATPEERIEATLGYLGASFDVPSLVERLLEQLASKQKIVVRLYDITNHTYPTKMYDSDVIASDDLHISNIDFGDPTRKHVMHCRFKHAPSLPWSAIMISSAVAIIVLLVGYIIYATLNSLEEAEDNYTTMRDLKGRAEAADVAKSQFLATVSHEIRTPMNGVLGMLQMLMDTELDTTQRDFVVTAQESGKSLINLINEVLDLAKIESGKIELEAVRFDVRDILDNVVSLFSEKSWAKGIELAVLVSDQVPDVLIGDPWRFRQIITNLVGNSMKFTEQGHIFIRVHLIEEVKRKMEALDDTSPENIEVTANSKNTMPYNTLSGLEVANNRKTLESFRMFKDSSDAIDSVNLLVTVEDTGIGITKDAQTRIFTPFMQADGSTSRTYGGTGIGLSITKRLVELMGGEIGFVSKPGVSSTFSFTAIFKENRKDPGDIKRYCPEPTPPDFQGMRALVVDGRCARAEVTMYHLRRLGIQCDLAATSESALSALLESCNSSVKSSLNMVLVDKEAWGEDSGLAFFRCLIDLRLKGTLKSWQTMPKFFLLAGSITPADSDCLRLAGYSNSIRKPLRLSTVAACLSKALGVGLTGRRSRDNSLVLRSVLTGKNILVVDDNAVNRIVAAGALKKYGAIVTCVDSGKEAISRLQPPHKFDACFMDVQMPEMDGFEATRLVRSVESKINDTIQAGEVSSEIYGNKAHWHVPILAMTADVIQATFEGCMECGMDGYVAKPFEEQQLYSAVAHFLEADATDPLT; from the exons aTGAGCAGGGTCGgagagtgcggcggcggcggcggctgcggggcaCGGCGAGGGAAGGCGGCGCACGCCGGTGCCGGGGCGGTGGCCGGGTTCCTGGGGTGCTTGCTGCTGGTGTGGGCGATGGGTGGGTGTGGGAGggggtgtggtggtggtggtggggagggtGTGAGGGacagggtggaggaggtggcggcgcagtTCAACCTCAGCATGAGCAAGCTGCAGGCGCTGGCGTCGCTCCTGTCTTCGCCGGAG CGGGAATGCATATGTAAATCTGGTACGATCAATGATGATAATCCAGCCCACAGCATGCCTGATATGTCAAATTGTCGTCTTAAGAATAAACCATCTGGAGGAAATCAAAACAGGCTGGACAATGTGATTATTCAAGATTGTTGCGCAAATGAAGATAATTATGacaaaaataatcatgaaaacAATTTATTGCAAAATGCCATGCAACAAGACATTGGCTCTCCTACGACATTGTGGAAT CAGAATAACGCCTTGAGCTTCAATCACGGGATGATATTTAGTTTGTCTGCTTCCCTTGGAATAGTTGTAATTTTGGTAGTTATAACTATTTTCAAAAGAGGGAAGCAAGCAAATGAACTGTGTCAGCATGAGAAACTCCTCCAGACACCGAGTGTTAAGATAAGTCGAAAATGGTCAAAGAGAGCCCTGCTTCTTGGTGTCTTAGTTGGGCTTTGTAGTTCTGTCTGGATATTTTCAAGCATGCATGCTGATGTTGTTGCTAGAAGAATTGAGAATCTTGAAAATATGTGTGATGAGAGAGCTAGGATGCTACAAGATCAGTTCAATGTAAGCATGAACCATGTGCATGCATTGGCTATTTTAGTCTCAACTTTTCACCATGGGAAGAATCCTTCTGCTATTGATCAG AAAACATTTGAGGATTTCACGGCTAGGACAACATTTGAAAGGCCATTGATGAGTGGTGTTGCCTATGCTTTGAAGGTGCTGCACAGCGAAAGGGAGTTGTTTGAGCAAAAGCTTGGATGGAAGATTAAGAAAATGGAGACCGAAGATCAATCCCTTGTTCATGACTACAATCCTGAAAAGCTTCAGCCTTCACCAGTTCAAGATGAGTATGCACCTGTTATTTTCTCCCAGGAAACTGTAAAGCACATTATATCAGTTGACATGATGTCTGGGAAG GAAGATCGTGATAATATATTGCGCTCACGGGCAACAGGCAAAGGGGCCCTAACAGCCCCTTTCCCACTTCTTAAATCTAATCACCTTGGTGTGGTGCTAACGTTCACTGTGTATAAGTATGATCTTCCTCCAGATGCAACTCCAGAGGAGCGTATTGAAGCTACGCTGGG TTATCTTGGTGCCTCATTTGATGTTCCGTCTCTGGTGGAGAGACTCCTGGAGCAACTTGCTAGCAAACAAAAGATAGTTGTTAGGCTGTATGACATCACAAATCATACTTATCCTACTAAAATGTATGATTCGGATGTTATTGCATCTGATGATCTGCATATTAGTAATATTGATTTCGGGGACCCGACACGCAAACACGTAATGCATTGCAG ATTCAAGCATGCACCTTCACTGCCATGGTCTGCAATTATGATATCTTCAGCAGTAGCTATAATTGTTTTGCTTGTTGGCTATATTATCTATGCTACTCTGAATTCTCTTGAAGAGGCAGAAGATAATTATACGACAATGAGAGATTTAAAAGGACGAGCTGAAGCTGCAGATGTTGCTAAGTCCCAG TTTCTAGCAACTGTTTCACATGAGATTAGAACTCCAATGAATGGTGTACTAG GTATGCTACAGATGCTCATGGATACGGAACTTGATACAACTCAGCGGGATTTTGTAGTTACAGCTCAAGAAAGTGGAAAGTCATTGATAAACTTAATAAATGAAGTACTTGATCTCGCTAAGATAGAATCAGGCAAAATTGAGCTGGAGGCGGTGCGATTTGATGTCCGTGATATTCTTGACAATGTGGTATCTTTGTTTTCTGAAAAATCATGGGCTAAGGGCATAGAG TTGGCTGTACTTGTATCTGATCAAGTTCCAGATGTTCTGATCGGGGACCCGTGGCGGTTTCGGCAAATCATTACAAATCTTGTAGGGAATTCTATGAAG TTTACTGAACAAGGTCATATCTTCATTCGAGTGCATTTAATTGAGGAAGTGAAGAGAAAAATGGAAGCTCTGGATGACACTTCTCCTGAAAACATAGAAGTTACAGCGAATTCCAAAAATACGATGCCATATAATACTCTAAGTGGGCTTGAAGTAGCAAATAATCGGAAAACCTTGGAGAGTTTCAGGATGTTCAAAGATTCGTCAGATGCAATAGATTCAGTGAACTTACTAGTAACTGTCGAAGACACTGGCATAGGAATAACTAAGGATGCTCAAACTCGCATTTTTACACCTTTCATGCAAGCGGATGGTTCCACCTCAAGGACATATGGTGGAACTGGAATTGGTTTGAGTATTACGAAACGCCTGGTTGAATTGATGGGTGGAGAAATAGGGTTTGTGAGTAAACCAGGAGTTAGTAGTACATTTTCTTTTACTGCTATTTTCAAGGAAAATAGGAAAGATCCAGGGGATATCAAAAGGTATTGTCCTGAACCTACTCCACCAGATTTTCAAGGAATGAGAGCGCTTGTTGTTGACGGAAGATGTGCTCGTGCTGAGGTTACCATGTACCATCTGCGGAGACTTGGAATACAATGTGATCTTGCAGCCACATCTGAATCAGCACTTTCTGCTCTATTGGAATCCTGCAATTCAAG TGTAAAAAGCAGTCTAAATATGGTGCTTGTTGACAAAGAAGCTTGGGGCGAGGACTCAGGCTTGGCATTTTTCCGGTGTCTTATAGATCTTCGGCTGAAGGGCACACTCAAGTCTTGGCAAACCATGCCAAAGTTCTTTCTTTTGGCAGGTTCAATAACTCCTGCTGACTCTGATTGTTTGAGGTTGGCGGGGTATTCTAATAGCATAAGAAAACCCCTTCGTCTTAGTACTGTTGCTGCTTGTCTTAGTAAAGCACTAGGGGTTGGACTTACAGGCCGACGAAGTAGAGATAATTCTTTGGTTCTTCGAAGTGTACTAACAGGAAAAAACATTTTAGTTGTGGACGACAATGCTGTTAATCGCATAGTTGCAGCTGGTGCTTTGAAGAAATATGGAGCTATAGTTACCTGTGTGGACAGTGGAAAGGAGGCAATTTCTAGGCTCCAGCCACCTCATAAATTTGATGCTTGTTTTATGGATGTTCAGATGCCTGAGATGGATGG